In Temnothorax longispinosus isolate EJ_2023e chromosome 10, Tlon_JGU_v1, whole genome shotgun sequence, a single window of DNA contains:
- the LOC139820565 gene encoding choline/ethanolamine transporter flvcr2a-like, which translates to MTIMEDKSLSETLATKDSTKITKSELDDVRPLKLKVYKKRWLMLAIYMFYAGSNSSQWIEYSIITNIVTRYYGVSSLMVDWTSMSFMAFYAAFIFPASYVTDRCGLRWTTIIGTGLNCLGAWIKTFSVQPDRFHVAFIGHSVVALAQTMVLPLPGRIAAQWFPATELSTATSLGIFGNQLGVSLGFLLGPVIVKNHKNLDDIGKDLSRLCWIVAVVATIAFALVLILFQDEPKLPPSETRALQKINRTKKREEFVAPIKRLCKNKNFIMLCNSYGFNVGVLNAVSTLLNQIFLAHFENGEEDAGRIGLAIILTGMAGSVSFGMILDRTHKFKQTAVTVYFLTFCGQILFAVSTCVGIKWMVYVSAIFLGYFMSGYLALGYDLCTEFTYPESENIPAGFLNITTCMYGIVLIIIFGLLLNAYGDIPVHIGLCLVLLLGFILTAVTKDEQRRQDARKKAQYQEHARIEKNVDDVPETNQLTYNINQ; encoded by the exons ATGACGATAATGGAAGATAAAAGTTTGAGCGAAACACTCGCGACAAAAGATTCGACAAAAATAACGAAATCAGAACTGGACGACGTCCGACCGCTCAAATTAAAggtgtataaaaaaagatggCTAATGCTGGCCATCTACATGTTTTACGCTGGATCGAACTCCTCTCAATGGATAGAATACTCGATTATAACTAACATAGTTACCAG gtATTATGGAGTGTCTTCGTTAATGGTTGACTGGACCTCGATGTCGTTCATGGCATTTTACGCGGCGTTTATATTCCCAGCGTCGTATGTGACAGACAGGTGCGGCCTGCGATGGACCACCATCATAGGCACCGGCTTAAATTGTCTGGGTGCCTGGATAAAAACCTTTTCCGTTCAACCCGACAGGTTTCACGTCGCTTTCATCGGTCATTCGGTAGTCGCGCTCGCCCAg aCTATGGTCCTGCCGTTACCAGGACGCATAGCCGCGCAATGGTTTCCTGCTACCGAACTCTCGACCGCCACGTCTTTGGGTATTTTCGGCAATCAATTGGGAGTATCGTTGGGTTTTCTCTTAGGGCCCGTAATAGTGAAAAACCACAAAAACCTGGATGACATTGGCAAAGATTTGTCACGTTTATGCTGGATCGTTGCAGTCGTCGCCACGATTGCATTTGCTCTAGTCCTTATAC TATTTCAGGACGAACCGAAACTGCCGCCGAGCGAGACAAGGGcgctgcaaaaaattaatcggacgaagaaaagagaggaatTCGTGGCGCCGATTAAAAGGctctgcaaaaataaaaactttatcaTGCTCTGTAATTCCTACGGTTTCAATGTCGGCGTGCTGAATGCCGTTTCTACATTACTCAATCAGATATTCCTCGCACACTTCGAG AACGGAGAAGAAGATGCAGGCAGAATTGGCTTAGCTATAATTTTGACCGGTATGGCCGGTTCTGTTAGTTTTGGTATGATCCTTGATAGAACACATAAGTTCAA aCAAACTGCCGTGACCGtatattttcttacattttgtGGTCAAATACTATTTGCGGTGTCCACTTGCGTTGGCATAAAATGGATGGTATATGTGTCGGCGATTTTCTTAGG ATACTTCATGTCAGGATATCTAGCGTTGGGATATGACTTGTGCACCGAATTTACCTATCCAGAATCGGAGAATATACCCGCGGGATTTCTCAATATAACGACCTGCATGTACGGCATTGTactcattataatatttggaTTGTTACTAAACGCGTACGGCGATATTCCGGTGCACATCGGTTTATGTTTGGTTTTACTGCTCGGATTCATCTTGACCGCCGTAACGAAAGACGAGCAAAGACGACAAGATGCGAGGAAGAAGGCTCAGTATCAAGAACACGCGagaattgagaaaaatgtcgACGACGTTCCAGAAACTAATCAACtaacttataatattaatcagtAG